In Capsicum annuum cultivar UCD-10X-F1 chromosome 8, UCD10Xv1.1, whole genome shotgun sequence, the genomic window AAACACCACCATCAAATGATCGGAAAAATTCAATACCAACCGACAAAAACCAACAACAGCAAATCGATCGAACCTATTGGAGCTCCGAGCTCCGATCACGAGTAAATAAATTGGATTTTGGTAATCAATTTTTCAATCAAAGATTAGTTAATCACTGAAACTAATAATAATCACTGACGAAACTGATCATAAGTTTGTTGTGAAAGATTGCTCGAAGAAATTTGTAAAGACTGTTATGACTAAGAGATTTCTCGATTCGAAATTCATTGAACAAATTGATTACATTGGGATGATGTTTTCTTCAGgcaatttttattttgggtcatGTTTTAATTAAGGTAGGTAATAAAGTTGACAGATTTTTATATTTCGggtacaaaataaattaaaatcaggTAATGTCTTGAGATCATGTCACATTTTATTTGAGCTAAGAGTATCTACAGTCCAAAATATAGATTATAggggtatatatatgtatatattttgatatatatatatatcaaaatataatggatgatatatatgtattatttaagATAGTTCAGGAATGCATTtatagtttttctaattttttaaagttgaataggaagtttgattttttttttaaattgagggagagaattataatatgaaatcgaattttcatcaacaaagtaaaaatttaaataattaatcaattaagctACTAAGATTTGTGTGTGTGATGGGGAGAGTTTGATTTGGGAAAAcgattttcaccttttttttttttttttcttaaaaaaagttaATCTCAATTTATTAGTTGGATAAGGACGAATATGCTTTGTAACTCTTTTCTCTTTCACACCCAGCTAGTTATCTTCCTTCTTTGTTCTATTATGTCTCACTATTTCATTTGTCTTCTTTACTAATTATGGGAACTATACTGATCATCTTGTTATCCACCATAAACATACTCATCTTTCTCCACTCATCAACATCATCgtcgtcgtcatcatcatcatcatccattCTGATTCCCACAAAGAAAACCTACATTGTTCACATGAAACATCACCTCAAACCTCCATCATTCTCCACTCATCATCAATGGTACAAATCCCATCTCCAATCTCTCACTTCCCACGATAATTCTCTTCTCTATACTTACAAGATCGCTTATCATGGCTTCGCAGCAAGTCTGGAACCCTCTGAAGTTGAACTACTCCGTCAATCTGATTACGTTATTAATGTTTATGAAGATACTTTCTACTTCCCACAAACTACCCGTACCCCTGAATTTCTCGGCCTCGATAGGATTAATTTTTGGGCTGGACATACTTTACCAGAACTGAACAATGCTGCTCAAGATGTTATTATTGGGGTATTTGACAGTGGAATTTGGCCTGAATCTGAAAGTTTTAGTGATGTAGGTATGTCGAATGTGCCTTCTAGGTGGAGAGGAAAATGCCAATCGGTTCCTGATTTCGACCCGAATGTGCATTGCAATAGGAAACTTATAGGTGCTACATATTTTGTCGAAGGTTGTAAGCACTGCTCCGCGGAGATTCAATCGCCTCGGGACTATAATGGCCACGGCACACACACTGCGAGCACAGCTGCAGGTAGATGCTGATTCAGGATTTAAGTGACCGGTTTAATTAGTTATCCgatatttattgaaaatttagGGCAGTGTTTTTTTTCAAGTTCACGAAAAAAAGTTGTCATAAAATTGTTGAAATGTTTGGAAGTTGAAAAGTAAGAAAAAACTGTTTTTACAATTTTCATTTCAAAtaaatcacaaaattttaaagacactctaatttatattcatggccaaacaagacgctaattttcaaatattattttcactttcaaaacaaaaatatattgttACAACCGACTCCTTAGTACTTCCTCTCtcctaatttatgtggcacaatTATAACTTCGAAATTCAAACTTCTAAATTTTGCCTGTAAATTTGAACATAGAAACTTTTaagttttttgaaataaaaattttatatttaaaagagtgtaaaaaatattataaattataatagttaataaattaaaatatataaaagacaaaaaaattttgGTCAAGGAAAAATTTACTTACTGTCGAAATTCCAACCGAGCTCCATAACTTGGGGCGGAAGAGTATTTTTCACACATGTATATCCAAGTTTCGCGTTAAATATATAGTATTCACCTGAACTCGTATATATTACATGCAGGATCAATTGTGGCAAATGCTAGCCTTTTCGGCTATGCTAAAGGAATTGCTCGAGGTATGGCACCACAAGCTCGTATAGCGAGCTATAAAGTGTGCTGGAATGAAATTTGTGCAGGATCAGATATTCTTGCTGCATTCGACCGTGCAATTATGGATGGTGTTGATGTATTGTCTCTGTCATTGTCTAGTAATTCGACGACTTATTACAGCGACGCCGTTGCTCTTGGTGCTTTTGCCGCTGTTGAGAAAGGAATTCTCGTGTCGTGTTCAGCTGGAAATGCTGGTCCTTGGGAATCAACAGTAACAAACACGGCTCCGTGGGTCATTACTGTTGGTGCTGCAACTCTTGACAGGGATTTTCCAGCTACTGTTACTCTTGGTAATGGTCAAAAACTTCAAGGGGTGTCGTTGTACAGTGGAAAATTAGAAATGGAAGATAAGTTGCTGAGCTTATTTTACCAAAAAGGAGGAAACTTATCTAGCAATTTGTGCCTTCGCGGTTCACTTGATCAAAAAATGGTTGGTGGAAAAGTAGTGTTGTGTGACAGGGGAGTCAATTATAGAGTTGAGAAGGGACTTGTGGTGAAAGAAGCCAATGGGGTAGGGATGATATTAGCCAATACACCGGAATGGGGAGAGGAGTTACTCGCGGATAGCCACTTATTACCTGCAGTGGTTGTTGGGAGGAAGGCGGGGGATGTAATAAGAGAATATGTGAAAACAGAAAAAAATCCAACCGTTGTTCTCAGCTTTGGAGGAACAGTGTTGAAGGTGAAACCATCCCCTGTTATGGCTACATTTAGCTCAAGAGGTCCAAATCCAATTGCTCCCCAGATATTAAAGCCTGATATTATTGGCCCTGGTGTGAACATCTTGGCAGCTTGGCCTGAAACTCTAGGACCAACTTCATTTGATGTCGATAGGCGAAAGACCTCATTCAACATCATGTCTGGCACTTCTATGTCTTGTCCTCATGTTACAGGAGTTGCTGCATTGGTAAAAGCTGTACATCCGGAATGGAGTCCAAGTGCGATCAAATCAGCAATCATGACAACCGCATACACTCAAGATAACACCAACTCCTCATTTCGTGATTCTGCGGTAGACGGTACATTTTCCAATCCGTTGGCTCATGGATCAGGCCATGTGAATCCTCAAAAAGCACTCTCCCCTGGACTCGTATACAATATTAGGATTCGGGATCATATCAAGTTCTTGTGCTCTTTGAACTACTCCATGGATGAAATACAATCAATTGTAAAAAGACTCAATTTCACTTGCGCAAACAAGTTTGCGGATGCTGGGCAAATCAACTACCCTTCATTCTGTGTCTTGTTTGGGATAAATACAAAGAGGGTTGTTCGTTACACGCGAGAAGTGACCAATGTTGGAGCTGCAGGGTCAGTGTATGAAGTAGCCATCGATGCACCTTCATCTGTCGTGGTATTGGTGAAGCCACAAAAGCTTGTATTCAAGAAAGTAGGAGAGAAGCTACATTACACAGTGACATTTGTGTCCAAGAAAGACGTTAAACCAGGAAATGCATTTGGTTGGATTTCTTGGAACAATGCTAAACATGAAGTGAGAAGTCCAGTTACATATTCCTGGATGATACATCTCAATTAGATTGGTAACATTAAGATTTGCCTGTAGGATGTTCTTCCTATTAACTGTACAACAACTAGAGAGATGTGTGCCGTTTAAATGGAGATGAAATATCTACCAACTTTATCACAGCTAGGTGGAAAAAAGGGTTCCATACTTCCTTCTAGAATTATACATAttatgaaaatagatatatatatacggTTGAATTACTTACTACTAATAATGAGAGGGAATAAGCAGCCAGTAGGTCGACGTCTCTTCTTGTGCCGCCAGCTTCAACtgttttaatcgtgattttactatatcatttttaattaattattataacttatttacgtattaaaaaatttatattaattatatttataatttacttATGTATAAGAGGCAATTGAGAGGAGCTTTCCGTCGTCCTCCTTGCTGACCAATTCAGCTGcttgcttcgtgattttactatgtcacttttaattaattatcacatgttatttaaattaaaaaattaataatatttaataaaaaataaaatacacatttatgatatgtctgctttagctgcttcaattgttattttactatatcacccctaattaattattgtaagttatctaagtatttaaaaaattattataaagtcatttaagtattaaaaaattaataatatttaatattaaatcaaCTTGGTATCTTATATGtgattcacttaatttttttcataggtatttttgtagtaattttgttataaaaattttaattagttattatacaTTTTAGACATGCCTGCTTCattgcttcaatcatgattttactatatcacccctaattaattattacggtCATCTAAACACTGTGTCATTTAaatagaaatggaagaaaaaataatataaatcacaataattaaaaaattaaattatttaaaaaatataattgactatgaaTGACACAAATTTTTTAATATGGaatgtataatatattatttggaaattacttaaatttttttataaattacaatagttaatggtttataatatctaaaaaaatatactctgtcatatatttaaaaaattactacaaatcacaataattaacaattttaataatttaaaggTCAATCTGTCTACTTTGGCACAACTTCATTGGTCCTTTCCCttgctttcatttttttcatcaatttaaatttGTTTGTCTTATGTTGTTTATCTGGTATATATTTCAACAAATGTGCGAAAAAATtcctataaatcataataattaataacttaaaaaatttaaaaaatgtaaaatatttggctgactctcAAAACAATATCAGtatcatttaaattgaaatagaagaaagaatattataaatcacactaattaaaattttaaattatatttaaaatataattgactattgaTGCCACAAtattttggacaaggagagtaacatatatcaTTTGTAAAGTACATaacaagtattataaattataatatttaacaacttaagatatctaagaaaattaatctgttatatattaaaaaaatattatagatcataataattaacaacttaaaaaatttaaaagatctaaaatatttgattgattctcgaaattatatcagtgccacttaaattggaataactaaaagtataattgactatcaatgctacaaaaatttggacaaggagagtaacatgtattatttaaaaattaaataaaaagtactataattacaatagttaatactccctccgtcccatttacCCGTCGCAAATTTTCTAATCTGgtgtttcattttacttgttcctttttacttatcaagacaagacaattttttttccatattttaccctttgcattaattactttttctttaaattaaaatgtaaacatcatttaataggggtactctGGTAATctagccatgttatttattatttttcttaatagttgtgccatcccaatttgggacaaataaaatgggacggagggagtagcttaaatatcttttaaaaaaattaatctgttacatatttcaaaataaaaaataaaataaaaaaaataaatcacaataattaacaacttaattttttttaaatatataaaatatttggttaattttcaaattatattagGGCCACTTAAATAGGAATAAAGAAGaggtattataaatctcaataatagaaaatttaaattatttttaaaatataattgactatcaatgtcacaaaagtttgaccaaggagagtaacatgtattatttgaaaattaagtaaaaatcttataaattacaatagttaacaacttaaaataactaaagcatattaaaaatataattgattatctaaattatatttgtgtcacataaattgagactaaaaaataatatatattgggcccgtgctggcACGGGCCTTCGACATCTAGTTTTCTTGATACAAGAGAAAATTTTAATGAAGTGGCAAAGTGACACCATAGCTTAGGATAATAGACCACGTCGGCAAAACAAAAGAGAAGTATTGGGTACATAAATAAGCATGTTTTACACTATAGCAACACATTTTAAAGTTGTGCGGctttttttaagataaaaaattaacTTAGTTTGCGTACATTTTAAGGGTATACATGGTTGCAAGGTTGGTAGAGAACCATAGTATATCTCAAGACCAACAAATGTTAAATGATGATGTGAAAGGAAGGATATGGATATTCCAGATATAGAAAGTGTAGGTGAACAAGTTCCTACTTCTGCAGTTGCAAGCAATACATTGGAAGCTACATAACCTAGTCTAGTCATGCTCAAGAGGGTGAAACTGATTCTTTTATAAAGGTTTGTCGTTCAAGAATAAGCAAGAACTAGACGTTGAACTGAAAATTTCTTGTGTGAAGAAAGACGTGAAGAAAGATTTTAGGTTGACAAAAGTGAtcaacttgcattctatgtattATGTCAGAAGTGTACATCTTAAGTACAAGTGGTTGCTGATAGCCATGAAGCTTAAAAGTTCTGATAGGGCACACATGTGGTTCACAATATCTTGCGAGCCATAACCCACATGCTACAACAAAATTCATTGGTCAATACTTTAAAGATCGGTGCCCTGAAGATAAATAACCATCTATAAAAGATTTGGAGAACTCTATCCGTATTGAATTGGGTTGCTAAGTAAGTTATTGAAATGTTTGGAAGGGTAGTGAGATTGCAAAATCTTCGGCAAGGGGGACATATAAGAATGGATATGGA contains:
- the LOC107856202 gene encoding subtilisin-like protease SBT1.8, producing the protein MGTILIILLSTINILIFLHSSTSSSSSSSSSSILIPTKKTYIVHMKHHLKPPSFSTHHQWYKSHLQSLTSHDNSLLYTYKIAYHGFAASLEPSEVELLRQSDYVINVYEDTFYFPQTTRTPEFLGLDRINFWAGHTLPELNNAAQDVIIGVFDSGIWPESESFSDVGMSNVPSRWRGKCQSVPDFDPNVHCNRKLIGATYFVEGCKHCSAEIQSPRDYNGHGTHTASTAAGSIVANASLFGYAKGIARGMAPQARIASYKVCWNEICAGSDILAAFDRAIMDGVDVLSLSLSSNSTTYYSDAVALGAFAAVEKGILVSCSAGNAGPWESTVTNTAPWVITVGAATLDRDFPATVTLGNGQKLQGVSLYSGKLEMEDKLLSLFYQKGGNLSSNLCLRGSLDQKMVGGKVVLCDRGVNYRVEKGLVVKEANGVGMILANTPEWGEELLADSHLLPAVVVGRKAGDVIREYVKTEKNPTVVLSFGGTVLKVKPSPVMATFSSRGPNPIAPQILKPDIIGPGVNILAAWPETLGPTSFDVDRRKTSFNIMSGTSMSCPHVTGVAALVKAVHPEWSPSAIKSAIMTTAYTQDNTNSSFRDSAVDGTFSNPLAHGSGHVNPQKALSPGLVYNIRIRDHIKFLCSLNYSMDEIQSIVKRLNFTCANKFADAGQINYPSFCVLFGINTKRVVRYTREVTNVGAAGSVYEVAIDAPSSVVVLVKPQKLVFKKVGEKLHYTVTFVSKKDVKPGNAFGWISWNNAKHEVRSPVTYSWMIHLN